The genomic region GGCAAACCTTTTGCCCCACTGGTTGAGAAAAACAGCAAATCCGGTGGCCGTAACAACAATGGTCGCATCACTACCCGTCATATCGGTGGTGGTCATAAGCAGGCCTATCGTATTGTTGATTTCAAACGCAACAAAGATGGTGTCCCGGCTACCGTTGAACGTCTTGAATACGATCCGAACCGCTCTGCGAACATCGCACTGGTTCTGTATAAAGACGGTGAACGCCGCTACATCCTGGCTCCAAAAGGCCTGAAAGCAGGTGACCAGATTCAGTCTGGCGTTGATGCTGCGATTAAAGCAGGCAATACCCTGCCGATGCGTAACATTCCTGTGGGTTCCACCGTGCATAACGTAGAAATGAAACCAGGTAAAGGCGGTCAGATTGCCCGTTCTGCCGGTACTTATGTGCAGATTGTTGCACGTGAAGGATCCTACGTTACCCTGCGTCTGCGTTCTGGTGAAATGCGCAAAGTCGAATCTGACTGTCGTGCAACGCTGGGCGAAGTCGGTAACGCTGAACATATGCTTCGTGTTCTGGGTAAAGCAGGTGCTGCACGCTGGCGTGGTGTTCGTCCTACCGTTCGCGGTACTGCGATGAACCCTGTCGATCACCCACAC from Erwinia tracheiphila harbors:
- the rplB gene encoding 50S ribosomal protein L2 is translated as MAVVKCKPTSPGRRHVVKVVNPELHKGKPFAPLVEKNSKSGGRNNNGRITTRHIGGGHKQAYRIVDFKRNKDGVPATVERLEYDPNRSANIALVLYKDGERRYILAPKGLKAGDQIQSGVDAAIKAGNTLPMRNIPVGSTVHNVEMKPGKGGQIARSAGTYVQIVAREGSYVTLRLRSGEMRKVESDCRATLGEVGNAEHMLRVLGKAGAARWRGVRPTVRGTAMNPVDHPHGGGEGRNFGKHPVTPWGVQTKGKKTRSNKRTDKFIVRRRSK